A genomic segment from Propioniciclava sp. MC1595 encodes:
- a CDS encoding HNH endonuclease family protein: MSGRILVSLDGGGSATIWPELTTSNIAAEQLAIAGMKVKGLLEESLRPKEPVDARQLTIEHVLPQTLTDAVRTEFGATLPAEAEVAFEHERLVHTLGNLTLTGYNSELSNRPFSQKRTMLAKSGVRMNQTIAEHPTWGASEITDRGQALAERIIDLWPGPNEKLVGVRDGESELRLGRVSLPCRGFSGRVRSRESDAGVDR; this comes from the coding sequence GTGTCCGGCCGCATCTTGGTCTCGCTCGACGGCGGCGGAAGCGCCACCATCTGGCCCGAACTCACCACCTCGAACATTGCTGCCGAGCAACTCGCCATCGCCGGCATGAAGGTGAAGGGCCTGCTCGAGGAGTCCCTGCGTCCGAAGGAGCCGGTCGATGCCAGGCAGCTCACGATCGAGCACGTGTTACCGCAAACCCTGACGGACGCCGTGCGCACCGAGTTCGGCGCAACCTTGCCGGCAGAGGCGGAGGTGGCGTTCGAGCACGAGCGCCTGGTCCACACGCTGGGGAATCTCACGCTCACCGGGTACAACAGCGAGCTGAGCAACCGGCCGTTCTCTCAGAAACGCACGATGCTCGCCAAGAGCGGCGTGCGGATGAACCAGACGATCGCGGAGCACCCGACGTGGGGTGCCAGCGAGATCACCGACCGCGGGCAGGCACTGGCGGAGCGCATCATCGACCTGTGGCCCGGCCCCAACGAGAAACTCGTGGGGGTCCGTGACGGGGAATCGGAACTGCGCCTAGGGCGTGTCTCGTTACCCTGCAGGGGCTTCTCGGGCAGGGTGAGGTCCCGTGAGTCGGATGCCGGTGTTGACCGATGA
- a CDS encoding DMT family transporter has protein sequence MNQLASARTGVPVKEVTHGKAVLWLLLGTLFLSGTPLWVKASNMDPATQAFLRVILGFLILLPLGLHEIRRKGGLHRQGIILAAISGIFLGIDFVAWNYSIFLIGSGVAAILLNLQVVIVPMLTALIDKVKLPKSFVFILPIMIVGVLFTGGVFEPAEGAAGPAMIGGIKTSVIGTAAGLTSGLCYSLYLYLSRKASTSAPRKDLYIQPMMYTMLAQAVAPVIWMFTGGNGFNITRGVLTQDPTTGEMVLPTTLGANPSLREATMAGDPINFGNWVALALLIVLGQAAAWTLVQYGSVWLHPTLSAGILLLSPVTSVIIAGPLFAEWPSWLQWVGVALILACVGWQNGLIQAGVGALTGKRRAGSAELGADAAAVPRERQGARSRAVFALLGAAAVLLGIAAAAHNFVTGQIGWNTAFTIAQTVVAAALMVIVIQDGQGGGERS, from the coding sequence ATGAACCAGTTGGCCAGCGCGAGGACAGGCGTCCCGGTCAAGGAGGTGACCCACGGCAAGGCCGTCCTCTGGCTGCTCCTCGGCACCCTCTTCCTCTCGGGGACCCCGTTGTGGGTCAAGGCTTCCAACATGGACCCGGCCACGCAAGCCTTCCTGCGTGTCATCCTCGGCTTTCTCATTCTCCTGCCCCTGGGGCTCCACGAAATCCGGCGCAAGGGAGGTCTGCACCGCCAAGGCATCATCCTGGCTGCGATCTCGGGCATCTTCCTCGGAATCGACTTCGTCGCCTGGAACTATTCGATCTTCCTGATCGGTTCCGGTGTCGCAGCGATTCTGCTCAACCTGCAGGTCGTGATCGTGCCGATGCTGACGGCCCTCATCGACAAGGTGAAGTTGCCCAAGTCGTTCGTCTTCATCCTGCCGATCATGATCGTCGGTGTCCTCTTTACCGGCGGCGTCTTCGAGCCGGCTGAGGGTGCGGCCGGCCCGGCGATGATCGGCGGGATCAAGACGTCGGTCATCGGTACCGCCGCCGGTCTCACCTCCGGCCTGTGCTACTCCCTCTACCTGTACCTTTCGCGGAAGGCGTCCACCAGTGCCCCGCGCAAGGACCTCTACATCCAGCCGATGATGTACACGATGCTGGCCCAGGCGGTTGCCCCGGTCATCTGGATGTTCACCGGCGGCAACGGCTTCAACATCACCCGCGGCGTTCTCACCCAGGACCCGACCACCGGCGAGATGGTGCTGCCGACGACGCTGGGCGCCAACCCGTCCCTGCGCGAGGCCACCATGGCCGGCGACCCGATCAACTTCGGCAACTGGGTCGCCCTGGCCCTGCTGATCGTCCTCGGCCAGGCTGCTGCCTGGACCCTCGTCCAGTACGGCTCGGTCTGGCTGCACCCGACCCTGTCCGCCGGCATCCTGCTGCTCTCGCCCGTGACCTCGGTCATCATCGCTGGCCCCCTGTTCGCCGAGTGGCCGTCCTGGCTGCAGTGGGTGGGCGTGGCGCTGATCCTCGCGTGTGTCGGGTGGCAGAACGGGTTGATCCAGGCAGGCGTCGGAGCGCTCACCGGCAAGAGGAGAGCGGGCTCCGCAGAGCTTGGGGCCGATGCTGCCGCCGTTCCACGAGAACGCCAGGGGGCGAGGAGCCGTGCCGTGTTCGCCCTGCTCGGCGCCGCTGCGGTGCTCCTCGGCATCGCCGCCGCCGCACACAACTTCGTGACAGGCCAGATCGGCTGGAACACGGCCTTCACCATCGCGCAGACGGTCGTCGCCGCGGCCCTGATGGTCATCGTCA